A genomic window from Candidatus Krumholzibacteriia bacterium includes:
- a CDS encoding DUF4340 domain-containing protein — protein sequence MASRRLLILFGVALLAVGAYLAIELPRHRAELREQREAARLFAFDPAEVEAIEVAREDTRLAFRLQGTHWIMTAPLADDAEVGTVAPIVTTLADAEVVRDLGTDNARDRFGLDPPAATVRLAGAGGRAVAALEIGDYTVDRSAVYALRGDGHLLLVPTAIHRALTLAVEDYRNRRVVVFDLSVVRAFEIDSRLTGRSRWTRRGAGSWFTVIAGDTVRGDSVAVPAVLRRLRGMRVRAFVTAPDTTRPLVSVTIDKDDGSTQAVRFFDAGQYVFQARVSGNPRTVEIGEDPGDIAAQSVATLRDRRLLHFDPAQAHRITFTTPDTSAVMVRAGDAWALPNPALGTIDRERAADLVRTLRALRYEPPVGTTPADPRPHPRFSLVIQDAGDTILEELFCAPGPASRWAAYSRSLGGVCEIDGAALDAIADRLSRLRD from the coding sequence GTGGCCTCGCGACGCCTGCTGATTCTCTTCGGTGTAGCGCTGCTCGCGGTGGGCGCCTACCTGGCCATCGAGCTTCCCCGGCACCGGGCAGAACTGCGCGAACAGCGTGAGGCCGCGCGCCTGTTTGCGTTCGACCCGGCGGAAGTCGAAGCCATCGAGGTGGCGCGCGAGGATACACGACTCGCCTTCCGCCTCCAGGGCACGCACTGGATCATGACCGCACCGCTCGCCGACGACGCAGAGGTGGGAACGGTGGCCCCCATTGTAACCACGCTTGCGGATGCCGAAGTGGTGCGCGACCTGGGTACGGACAACGCCCGGGACCGCTTCGGGCTCGATCCCCCCGCGGCCACCGTCCGCCTGGCCGGCGCCGGCGGCCGCGCCGTTGCCGCGCTGGAGATCGGCGACTACACCGTGGACCGTTCCGCGGTCTACGCTCTGCGCGGGGACGGCCACCTGCTGCTCGTTCCAACCGCCATCCACCGCGCGCTGACCCTCGCGGTCGAGGACTACCGCAACCGGCGCGTGGTGGTCTTCGACCTCTCCGTGGTCCGCGCCTTCGAGATCGACTCGCGGCTCACCGGCCGCAGCCGGTGGACACGCCGCGGCGCCGGGTCGTGGTTCACCGTGATCGCCGGCGACACGGTGCGCGGGGATTCGGTCGCGGTACCGGCGGTGCTGCGCAGGTTGCGCGGCATGCGCGTGCGAGCCTTCGTGACCGCACCCGACACCACCCGCCCGCTGGTCTCAGTCACCATTGACAAGGACGACGGCTCCACCCAGGCCGTGCGCTTCTTTGACGCAGGCCAGTATGTGTTTCAAGCGCGCGTGTCGGGCAACCCGCGCACGGTTGAGATTGGCGAGGACCCCGGCGACATCGCCGCCCAGTCGGTGGCGACACTGCGTGACCGGCGCTTGCTGCACTTCGACCCCGCCCAGGCACACCGCATCACCTTCACCACGCCGGACACCAGCGCGGTCATGGTGCGCGCCGGCGACGCATGGGCGCTCCCCAACCCCGCGCTGGGAACCATCGACCGCGAACGCGCCGCCGACCTGGTGCGGACACTGCGAGCGTTACGCTACGAGCCTCCGGTGGGTACCACGCCCGCCGACCCGCGTCCGCATCCGCGCTTTTCGCTTGTGATTCAGGACGCCGGTGATACGATACTCGAGGAGTTGTTCTGCGCACCCGGCCCCGCGTCGCGCTGGGCCGCGTACAGTCGCTCGCTGGGCGGCGTGTGCGAAATCGACGGAGCCGCGCTCGACGCGATAGCCGACCGCCTTTCGCGCCTGCGCGATTGA
- a CDS encoding GldG family protein — MPTPSHTPDRTALWRLLAGTGVALLFLGVVLSAARVAPVGARAALVVAGAAIMVLALVANRSAVAAFSRRRATRRGADTVLATLFFVAILVVIQATSVRRSHQFDLTRNQRNTLAPQSVALLDSLDHDVTATGFYRQSSLNRSRADELLSLYARASSRFRYEFIDPDRNPDAAERAGATVDEVVIECNGVVRRIHTLTEQDVTNAILQVTRVREKVLYFVNGHGERDVDGSPREGYRAATRALTGQGYAVRTLSLLTMREVPADCDVLVIAGPREDYLADEVTAIDRYLRAGGSALFMLDPRFDFTRLAGALDRYRLRVLDAVILDDLVLDAGERTFDATVAKVRRYEKHPITEGFNYVTMFTRARPVYIPEDTLRAGLDVQYLAITDAEAWGETDMNSFTVGRATRDGVDIAGPMPLAAVATRTPVPAGSARTSRVVLVGDSDFASNSFYGVLGNADFFQNIVAFLSEDEDLIRIRPRAATGDTVYISAAQGRMVFAVSLVLVPLITLIVGASVVFRRRAL, encoded by the coding sequence GTGCCCACGCCCTCGCATACCCCGGACCGCACCGCGCTGTGGCGCCTGCTCGCCGGCACCGGCGTGGCCCTGCTCTTCCTGGGGGTGGTTCTTTCCGCCGCCCGCGTGGCGCCCGTGGGCGCGCGCGCTGCCCTGGTCGTGGCGGGTGCGGCCATCATGGTTCTGGCGCTGGTCGCCAACCGCTCCGCGGTGGCCGCGTTCAGCCGGCGGCGGGCCACCCGCCGCGGTGCCGACACCGTTCTCGCAACACTGTTCTTCGTGGCCATTCTGGTGGTCATCCAGGCGACGTCGGTGCGCCGCTCACACCAGTTTGATCTCACCCGCAACCAGCGCAACACGCTGGCACCCCAGTCGGTCGCGCTGCTCGATTCGCTCGATCACGACGTGACCGCAACCGGGTTCTACCGGCAGAGCAGTCTCAATCGGAGCCGCGCCGACGAGTTGCTCTCCCTGTACGCGCGCGCGTCCTCGCGATTTCGCTACGAGTTCATCGACCCGGACCGCAACCCCGATGCGGCGGAACGCGCCGGCGCCACCGTGGACGAGGTGGTCATCGAGTGCAACGGTGTGGTGCGCCGCATACACACACTCACCGAACAGGACGTGACCAACGCGATCCTGCAGGTGACACGCGTGCGCGAGAAGGTGCTGTACTTCGTCAACGGGCATGGTGAGCGCGACGTGGACGGCTCTCCCCGCGAGGGCTATCGCGCCGCCACCCGTGCGCTCACCGGCCAGGGTTACGCGGTCCGCACCCTCTCGCTGCTGACCATGCGCGAGGTGCCCGCGGACTGCGACGTGCTGGTCATCGCCGGCCCCCGCGAGGACTACCTGGCCGACGAGGTGACGGCGATCGACCGCTACCTGCGCGCGGGCGGGTCCGCGCTGTTCATGCTCGACCCCCGCTTCGACTTCACGCGCCTGGCCGGCGCGCTGGACCGCTATCGCCTGCGGGTGCTCGACGCCGTCATCCTGGACGACCTGGTGCTCGACGCGGGTGAGCGCACCTTCGACGCCACCGTCGCCAAGGTCCGCCGCTACGAGAAACACCCCATCACCGAGGGCTTCAACTACGTCACCATGTTCACCCGCGCGCGCCCGGTCTACATTCCCGAGGACACCCTGCGCGCGGGGCTCGACGTGCAGTACCTCGCCATCACCGACGCCGAGGCGTGGGGTGAGACAGACATGAACAGCTTCACGGTTGGCCGCGCCACCCGTGACGGCGTTGACATCGCCGGGCCCATGCCGCTCGCCGCGGTGGCCACCCGGACCCCGGTGCCGGCCGGCTCCGCGCGCACCAGCCGCGTCGTGCTGGTGGGAGATTCCGACTTCGCCAGCAATTCGTTCTACGGTGTGCTCGGCAACGCCGATTTCTTCCAGAACATCGTCGCCTTCCTCTCCGAGGACGAGGATCTCATTCGCATTCGCCCCCGGGCCGCGACCGGAGACACCGTCTACATCTCCGCGGCCCAGGGGCGCATGGTCTTTGCGGTCAGCCTGGTACTGGTGCCGCTCATCACCCTCATCGTCGGCGCCAGCGTGGTCTTTCGCCGCCGCGCCCTGTGA
- a CDS encoding ABC transporter permease, which yields MAGRVLALYRREIAYYFQSPVAYAVITIFVLLSGYFFYNLLGYFNLSSIQAMQSPLQARSLSLTLSVLQPLFGNMSAVLLLLLPLLTMRLFAEERRSGSAELLFTYPVGDWDVILGKFLAAATVYFVMLAMTIPAVSLLYYFSTPETGAVVSGYLGLFLMGLTFLAMGIFFSSLSDSQLVAGAATFGCGLLLLIVGWITPFVSPGAAAVLNEISIVRHLDGFSRGIIDTNDLVFYANITVFFLFLCARVLESARWRS from the coding sequence ATGGCGGGCCGTGTTCTCGCACTCTACCGGCGCGAAATCGCGTACTACTTCCAGTCACCGGTGGCCTACGCCGTGATCACCATCTTCGTGCTGCTGTCCGGGTACTTCTTCTACAACCTGCTCGGCTATTTCAATCTCTCGTCCATCCAGGCCATGCAGAGCCCGCTGCAGGCGCGCTCGCTGAGTCTCACCCTCTCCGTACTGCAGCCCCTGTTCGGCAACATGAGCGCCGTCCTGCTGCTGCTGCTGCCGCTGCTTACCATGCGCCTGTTCGCGGAAGAGCGACGCAGCGGTTCCGCCGAGCTGCTGTTCACCTATCCGGTGGGCGACTGGGACGTGATCCTGGGGAAGTTCCTGGCCGCGGCCACCGTGTACTTCGTCATGCTGGCCATGACGATCCCCGCCGTCTCCTTGCTGTACTACTTCTCCACGCCGGAGACCGGCGCGGTGGTGTCCGGGTACCTGGGGCTCTTTCTGATGGGCCTGACGTTCCTCGCCATGGGGATATTCTTCTCGTCGCTCAGCGACAGCCAGTTGGTCGCGGGCGCGGCCACCTTCGGCTGCGGCCTGCTGCTCCTGATCGTGGGATGGATCACCCCGTTCGTCTCGCCCGGTGCGGCCGCCGTGCTGAACGAGATCTCCATCGTGCGCCACCTGGACGGCTTCTCGCGCGGCATCATCGACACCAACGACCTGGTCTTCTACGCGAACATCACCGTCTTCTTCCTCTTCCTGTGCGCGCGCGTGCTCGAATCCGCGCGCTGGAGGAGCTGA
- a CDS encoding ABC transporter ATP-binding protein, which translates to MIEVTGLTKRYGARTAVDDVSFSIEKGEIVGFLGPNGAGKTTTLRMLTGFLPPTAGRARVAGFDVESDSMAVRSRIGYLPETVPIYRDLSVSAYLDFVGRLKGMGRARRRERTAEVVDACGIGDVFTRRIGALSRGYRQRVGLAQALLDDPDVLFLDEPTVGLDPRQIVEIRDLIRGLAGRRTVVLSTHILPEVSLLCRRVLIIHHGRLIADAPPENLRTHGSDALRVDVEARGEADAVRACLARVGGVASVDISNAAQAGVVRAHVTARPGADPREAIAAALASGGIGLRGLSAASITLEDVFVELVTKEA; encoded by the coding sequence ATGATCGAAGTAACTGGACTCACCAAGCGTTACGGGGCCCGGACCGCCGTGGACGACGTTTCCTTTTCCATCGAAAAGGGCGAGATTGTGGGTTTCCTGGGCCCCAACGGCGCCGGAAAGACCACCACCCTGCGCATGCTGACCGGTTTTCTTCCACCCACCGCGGGCCGGGCGCGTGTGGCCGGATTCGACGTCGAATCGGACTCCATGGCGGTGCGCTCCCGAATCGGCTACCTGCCGGAGACCGTCCCGATCTACCGGGACCTGTCCGTGTCCGCGTACCTCGACTTCGTCGGCCGCCTCAAGGGCATGGGCCGTGCGCGGCGCCGCGAGCGGACCGCCGAGGTGGTGGACGCCTGCGGCATCGGCGACGTCTTCACCCGGCGCATCGGGGCGCTGTCACGGGGCTACCGACAGCGGGTGGGTCTCGCGCAGGCGCTGCTCGACGACCCCGACGTGCTCTTCCTCGACGAGCCGACCGTGGGGCTGGACCCACGCCAGATCGTCGAGATCCGCGACCTGATCCGCGGTCTCGCGGGAAGGCGAACCGTGGTCCTCAGCACCCACATCCTCCCGGAGGTGAGCCTGCTGTGCCGGCGGGTCCTCATCATCCACCACGGGCGGCTCATCGCCGACGCCCCGCCTGAGAACCTGCGAACCCATGGCAGTGACGCCCTGCGCGTCGACGTGGAGGCGCGCGGAGAAGCCGATGCGGTACGCGCGTGCCTGGCGCGCGTCGGTGGCGTTGCCTCGGTCGATATCTCCAACGCCGCGCAGGCCGGCGTGGTGCGCGCGCATGTGACCGCCCGGCCCGGCGCCGACCCCCGCGAGGCCATCGCCGCCGCGCTGGCATCCGGCGGCATCGGTCTGCGCGGTCTCTCGGCCGCTTCCATCACCCTCGAAGACGTGTTCGTAGAACTCGTCACCAAGGAGGCATGA
- a CDS encoding DUF5683 domain-containing protein yields the protein MVRSILLPGLGQAHDGHYTKATIFASAAIVSWVGLFATQVEYSRTTERYEGYKNTYLYYNDQLAAGQVILESDIQATYDSMSKAYSEADSDETWRNFFVGALIVTYAVNIVDIIISQPETGEVQKDPAMSLEWTGEQMRVVRTIRF from the coding sequence GTGGTCCGCTCGATCCTGCTGCCGGGACTCGGCCAGGCGCACGACGGCCACTACACGAAGGCCACGATCTTCGCCTCCGCGGCCATCGTTTCGTGGGTGGGGCTGTTCGCAACCCAGGTGGAGTACTCGCGCACGACGGAACGCTACGAAGGCTACAAGAACACCTACCTCTACTATAATGACCAGCTGGCGGCCGGGCAGGTCATCCTCGAGTCCGACATCCAGGCCACGTACGACAGCATGTCAAAGGCGTATTCGGAGGCCGACAGCGACGAGACGTGGCGCAACTTCTTCGTCGGTGCGCTGATCGTCACCTACGCCGTGAACATCGTCGATATCATCATCTCCCAGCCCGAGACGGGCGAGGTCCAGAAGGACCCGGCCATGTCGCTCGAGTGGACCGGCGAGCAGATGCGGGTCGTGCGCACCATTCGTTTCTAG
- a CDS encoding serine/threonine protein kinase, protein MQATIRIPGYDSFQQIAVGGMAVVFKARKQSLKKTVAVKVLLPHLAADARFVMRFQQEAEAAASVQHDNIVNVIDYGHEDDAYYIVMEFYDGPTVEELLRARPRIPVDIALSIALHVAYGLDAAHAQSLVHRDIKPANIILTRQGAIKIADFGLAKDVEKITLVTHDGKVVGTPAYMSPEQTRGEPVDKPSDIFSLGVVLYEMLAGKRPFEGSSFSEVIDRIQSFQPPSPSSLNPEVDASVESIVNAMMAKSPLQRMPSMQMVCSAIDAVMRDHEFQIDRRGLKDFCADPQGYKGARSSKSGTERVRNFLGRMGLGTVPAIEEDAGVDRVPPPAKVELDPTLDYRITLLKIDRELETPDSFALKLAMRLKAPVPRMRSLAARAPCVLVERLPYKKARWLVNVVKELGGEARMDAIVPPSAVASARPEAPPPPVPPVPAQPEPESPSGKVQSPRSVPKGAIVCPSCGWEEDMGAKFCTMCRHSFNKTDKIDLNAMRQPGFADPAQNPLSTDESPELVHQSRRRWHAEVPGGLVIGIGAALLLLPIILFLVNLGR, encoded by the coding sequence ATGCAAGCCACCATCCGGATACCAGGGTACGACTCGTTCCAGCAGATCGCCGTGGGCGGGATGGCGGTCGTCTTCAAGGCGCGCAAGCAGTCATTGAAGAAGACCGTCGCCGTCAAGGTGCTGCTCCCGCATCTGGCCGCCGACGCGCGCTTCGTCATGCGCTTCCAGCAGGAGGCCGAGGCGGCGGCGAGCGTCCAGCACGACAACATCGTCAACGTCATCGACTACGGCCACGAGGACGATGCCTACTACATCGTGATGGAGTTCTACGACGGCCCGACCGTGGAAGAACTGCTGCGGGCGCGCCCGCGCATCCCGGTCGACATCGCGCTGAGCATCGCGCTGCACGTGGCCTACGGTCTGGATGCTGCGCACGCACAGAGCTTGGTGCACCGTGACATCAAACCGGCGAATATAATTCTGACGCGCCAGGGCGCCATCAAGATCGCCGACTTCGGCCTCGCCAAGGACGTCGAGAAGATCACGCTGGTCACCCACGACGGCAAGGTGGTGGGGACACCGGCATACATGTCGCCCGAGCAGACGCGCGGCGAGCCGGTTGACAAGCCCAGCGACATATTCTCGCTGGGCGTGGTGCTCTACGAGATGCTGGCGGGCAAGCGGCCCTTCGAGGGCAGCAGCTTCTCCGAGGTGATCGATCGGATCCAGTCGTTCCAGCCGCCATCCCCGTCGTCGTTGAACCCCGAGGTCGATGCCTCCGTGGAGAGCATCGTCAACGCCATGATGGCCAAGTCGCCGCTGCAGCGCATGCCCTCGATGCAGATGGTGTGCTCCGCCATCGATGCGGTGATGCGCGACCACGAATTCCAGATCGACCGTCGCGGCCTCAAGGATTTCTGCGCCGACCCGCAGGGATACAAGGGCGCACGCTCCAGCAAGAGCGGCACCGAGCGCGTGCGCAACTTCCTCGGGCGTATGGGACTGGGCACCGTTCCCGCCATCGAGGAGGACGCCGGCGTGGATCGGGTGCCCCCGCCCGCCAAGGTGGAACTCGACCCAACCCTCGACTACCGCATCACGCTCCTGAAGATCGACCGCGAACTGGAGACGCCGGACAGCTTCGCGCTCAAGCTGGCCATGCGCCTGAAGGCGCCGGTACCGCGCATGCGGTCGCTGGCCGCGCGCGCCCCCTGCGTGCTGGTGGAGCGGCTCCCCTACAAGAAGGCCCGCTGGCTGGTCAACGTGGTCAAGGAACTGGGCGGGGAGGCGCGCATGGACGCCATCGTGCCGCCGTCCGCCGTGGCCAGCGCGCGGCCGGAAGCGCCGCCGCCGCCGGTGCCGCCGGTGCCGGCACAGCCAGAACCGGAGTCACCGTCCGGGAAGGTGCAGAGTCCACGCAGCGTCCCCAAGGGCGCGATCGTCTGTCCGAGCTGCGGATGGGAGGAGGACATGGGCGCGAAGTTCTGCACCATGTGCCGCCACTCCTTCAACAAGACCGACAAGATCGACCTCAATGCCATGCGCCAGCCGGGTTTCGCTGACCCCGCGCAGAATCCGCTGTCGACCGACGAGAGCCCCGAACTGGTGCACCAGTCCCGGCGCAGGTGGCACGCGGAAGTGCCCGGCGGGCTGGTCATCGGCATCGGCGCGGCGCTGCTCCTCCTGCCGATCATCCTCTTCCTGGTAAACCTCGGTCGCTGA
- a CDS encoding DUF72 domain-containing protein, whose protein sequence is MSVDLQERLHIGPAGWQYEDWNGIFYPSPRPRGFDALEYVASYFNLDEINSTFYRVPAPETCRRWAERVTHNPRFLFTAKAHQSMTHGPLDRPREVDAFRAAMQPLLDAGRLGCVLLQFPWSFRFEDAARRRVDALVASLDPLPLALEVRHASWNSEPAESFLESHDVAVCGIDQPVIGESRPPYRFRPGPAGAYFRFHGRNYRNWFGAEAGRDARYDYLYSADELSPWAAVIRRAAAGSERVFVVLNNHFRGQAPANAFELEAILTARRPPAPAPLRRAYPRLLETTVADPGDAATDDLFGA, encoded by the coding sequence TTGTCGGTTGATCTCCAAGAGCGCCTGCACATCGGTCCCGCCGGATGGCAGTACGAGGACTGGAACGGGATCTTCTACCCGTCACCGCGTCCCCGCGGTTTCGACGCGCTCGAGTACGTCGCATCGTACTTTAACCTCGACGAAATCAACAGCACCTTCTACCGGGTGCCCGCGCCGGAAACATGCCGGCGCTGGGCGGAACGCGTCACGCACAATCCGCGCTTTCTCTTCACCGCCAAGGCCCACCAGTCCATGACGCACGGTCCCCTCGACCGCCCGCGCGAAGTGGACGCGTTTCGCGCCGCCATGCAGCCCCTGCTCGACGCTGGCCGCCTGGGCTGCGTTCTGCTCCAGTTTCCCTGGTCGTTCCGTTTCGAAGACGCGGCGCGACGGCGGGTCGACGCGTTGGTCGCATCGCTCGATCCGCTTCCGCTGGCACTGGAGGTTCGTCACGCCAGTTGGAACAGCGAACCGGCCGAGTCGTTTCTCGAGTCGCATGACGTTGCGGTGTGCGGTATCGACCAGCCCGTGATCGGCGAGTCGCGTCCACCGTACCGGTTTCGTCCCGGTCCGGCCGGAGCCTACTTCCGCTTCCACGGCCGCAACTACCGCAACTGGTTCGGCGCCGAGGCGGGCCGCGACGCCCGCTACGACTATCTCTACTCGGCCGATGAGCTCTCGCCCTGGGCCGCTGTGATCCGCCGTGCGGCCGCCGGCAGCGAGCGCGTCTTCGTGGTGTTGAACAATCACTTTCGGGGCCAGGCGCCTGCCAACGCCTTCGAGCTGGAAGCGATCCTTACCGCCCGGCGGCCACCGGCCCCGGCGCCCCTGCGCCGAGCGTACCCGCGCCTGCTGGAGACCACGGTTGCGGATCCCGGCGACGCGGCAACGGACGATCTCTTCGGTGCCTGA
- a CDS encoding glycosyltransferase family 39 protein: MNPHRPDAAGITEWRARRALLAIVAIGAILRLFHIGYQSLWVDEMLTLEVATPKPGYPIWQLLLHNIHGPLHTFVVFLFRGVSESDAWLRLPSAIAGIVSIPLLFGWLRPRLGARTALWSALLLAINPLHIHYSQELRNYAFVVCFVLAGCVQIDRLTAGWSRGRAFGLSSLVAAAVLSNFSAVFAFAAQSIAFLRGAGRLRVWLPRWAAVGLMAAALLSPWIYRVTTYIDFGRLATPVMPGQLDPSERLRGETTFRFESIPYAVYAYSVGLSLGPSLRELHGDASLGSVVQRHAAVVLWVGLLFGAVTLAGLRAVRRAMGWGGLLEMAGYLLIPLVATLLLNWQNAKAFNVRYVLVGLPAYVAFLAAGVTSLRATRRLWVGGALAATSLLSLGNHYFNPRFAREDVKRAVAGVEARADGRECIFAPTVWPVVRHYLTTDAPLHFVYGGPPGVAQRQLDAMFAQCDTFWYLRARPWVDDPDGRVRDEIERRCEPLDHFSTAGVEATRYRVKQPLAPE, translated from the coding sequence ATGAACCCACACCGTCCGGACGCAGCGGGAATCACCGAGTGGCGCGCAAGGCGAGCGCTGCTCGCCATCGTTGCGATCGGCGCCATCCTGCGCCTGTTCCACATCGGCTACCAGAGCCTGTGGGTGGACGAGATGCTCACGCTCGAGGTGGCGACCCCCAAGCCCGGCTATCCCATCTGGCAGCTGCTGCTTCACAATATCCACGGCCCGCTGCACACGTTCGTCGTGTTTCTGTTCCGCGGTGTGTCGGAGTCCGATGCATGGCTGCGGCTGCCCAGCGCCATCGCCGGCATTGTGTCGATTCCGCTTCTGTTCGGGTGGCTGCGGCCGCGGCTGGGCGCAAGGACGGCGCTGTGGAGTGCGCTGCTGCTCGCTATCAATCCGCTGCACATCCATTATTCGCAGGAACTGCGCAACTACGCGTTCGTGGTCTGTTTCGTGCTGGCCGGTTGCGTGCAGATCGACCGCCTGACGGCGGGCTGGTCGCGCGGGCGCGCATTCGGATTGTCATCGCTGGTTGCGGCGGCGGTGTTGTCGAACTTCTCGGCCGTGTTCGCATTCGCGGCGCAGAGCATTGCATTCCTGCGCGGTGCGGGGAGGTTGCGGGTTTGGTTGCCACGCTGGGCGGCTGTTGGCCTGATGGCCGCCGCGCTGTTATCGCCGTGGATCTATCGAGTCACCACCTACATCGATTTCGGAAGGCTGGCCACGCCGGTTATGCCCGGGCAGCTGGATCCATCCGAACGCCTGCGCGGCGAAACCACGTTCCGTTTCGAATCCATCCCCTACGCGGTGTACGCCTACTCGGTCGGTCTTTCCCTGGGGCCATCGCTGCGCGAGTTGCACGGTGACGCCTCGCTCGGCTCGGTGGTGCAGCGCCACGCCGCGGTCGTGTTGTGGGTGGGGCTGCTGTTCGGAGCCGTGACCCTGGCGGGCCTGCGCGCGGTGCGGCGCGCCATGGGGTGGGGAGGCCTGCTGGAGATGGCGGGATACCTGCTCATTCCACTGGTGGCGACGCTGCTGCTGAACTGGCAGAACGCAAAGGCGTTCAATGTCCGCTACGTGCTGGTGGGGTTGCCCGCGTACGTCGCCTTTCTCGCCGCGGGTGTGACGTCGCTGCGCGCAACGAGGCGGCTGTGGGTGGGCGGGGCGCTGGCCGCCACCAGCCTGCTCTCGCTCGGAAACCACTACTTCAACCCGCGCTTCGCCAGGGAAGACGTCAAGCGCGCCGTGGCAGGGGTTGAAGCCCGCGCGGACGGACGGGAGTGCATCTTCGCGCCCACGGTGTGGCCGGTGGTGCGGCACTACCTCACCACGGATGCGCCGCTCCACTTCGTCTACGGGGGCCCGCCGGGAGTGGCGCAACGACAACTCGACGCGATGTTCGCACAGTGCGACACGTTCTGGTATCTGCGCGCGCGCCCGTGGGTCGATGACCCGGACGGTCGTGTGCGCGACGAGATTGAACGACGCTGCGAACCGCTGGATCATTTCAGCACCGCCGGTGTCGAAGCCACCCGCTACCGCGTGAAGCAACCTCTCGCTCCCGAATAG
- a CDS encoding Hsp20/alpha crystallin family protein → MNPKMPPVTLERLSTSEFDNIRELLEMLMSEHTPAKHKIKMKTSFGWEPPMNVFETDGEFVVIMDISGMSRKDIAVATDGAILRISGVRKDLIPPGKKQFHSLEIQVGPFQRMIGIPSPVDAGSLTTRYDNGLLEIRLKKSAEGPGRRRVEIE, encoded by the coding sequence ATGAATCCCAAGATGCCGCCCGTGACGCTCGAGAGGCTCTCGACGAGCGAATTCGACAATATCCGCGAACTGCTCGAAATGCTCATGTCCGAGCACACCCCCGCCAAGCACAAGATCAAGATGAAGACCAGCTTCGGCTGGGAGCCTCCCATGAACGTATTCGAGACGGACGGGGAGTTCGTGGTGATCATGGACATCTCGGGAATGTCGCGCAAGGACATCGCGGTGGCAACCGACGGCGCGATCCTGCGCATCAGCGGCGTGCGCAAGGATCTCATTCCTCCCGGCAAGAAGCAGTTTCACTCGCTGGAGATCCAGGTGGGACCGTTCCAGCGCATGATCGGGATTCCGTCCCCGGTGGACGCGGGCAGCCTGACGACCCGCTACGACAACGGCCTGCTGGAGATCCGGCTCAAGAAGTCGGCCGAAGGGCCGGGGCGTCGTCGCGTAGAGATCGAGTAG